From a single Cotesia glomerata isolate CgM1 linkage group LG6, MPM_Cglom_v2.3, whole genome shotgun sequence genomic region:
- the LOC123267297 gene encoding mitochondrial amidoxime reducing component 2, whose amino-acid sequence MDRTRMSYITALAIGTTTLLVFAWWWWRRGKIYILPSKWRKVGELSDIFVFPVKSLGCIRETAIECTPLGCKSGWLRDRTLMVIDLSGKFVTGRQLPRMVQVIPNVAGSVLTLRAPGMMTISIDLAQIGSKTFKAAVWSQSVPACDCGEEVARWLSRFLLQEDTGLRLVYYPLDGPYRDVRENNRGFPLMEKSDAGAYPDATAYTLMNEASINDLNTRIEDAVVPLNFRPNFVVKGAEPLEEDTWDWIKIGGVLFRNVKPCTRCIFTTVHPELGVKHPKMEPLKTLKTYRLIEDPDLRPYTKDNPVMGVHMGLKGPNGVVRIGDPVYVGIADADPITSPP is encoded by the exons atgg ACAGAACAAGAATGAGCTACATAACAGCCCTAGCAATAGGAACAACAACCTTGCTAGTCTTTGCCTGGTGGTGGTGGCGACGAGGCAAGATCTATATTTTGCCCAGCAAGTGGCGAAAAGTCGGCGAGCTGAGCGACATCTTCGTCTTTCCAGTAAAATCCTTGGGCTGCATCCGAGAGACCGCGATTGAGTGCACGCCTTTGGGCTGCAAGTCCGGGTGGCTTAGAGACCGGACTCTGATGGTGATAGATTTGTCCGGAAAGTTCGTAACCGGAAGACAGCTACCACGAATGGTCCAGGTGATTCCCAACGTAGCAGGCTCAGTATTGACTCTCCGCGCTCCGGGAATGATGACCATCAGCATAGATCTGGCCCAGATCGGGAGCAAGACCTTCAAAGCCGCAGTCTGGAGTCAGTCCGTTCCTGCTTGCGATTGCGGTGAAGAAGTTGCTCGCTGGCTGTCCCGCTTTCTTCTTCAAGAGGACACTGGCCTCAGACTGGTCTACTATCCGCTTGATGGACCGTATCGCGATGTTAGAGAAAATAATCGGGGATTTCCTCTTATGGAAAAATCCGATGCA GGCGCCTATCCAGACGCAACAGCTTACACGTTGATGAACGAAGCTTCAATCAACGATTTGAACACGCGAATAGAAGATGCAGTGGTTCCTCTTAATTTCAGGCCAAATTTCGTCGTCAAAGGCGCAGAACCTTTGGAAGAAGATACTTGGGACTGGATAAAAATCGGCGGTGTTTTATTTAGGAATGTCAAGCCTTGTACCAGATGTATCTTTACTACTGTTCATCCAGAGCTTGGTGTTAAACATCCTAAAATGGAGCCACTTAAGACTTTGAAAAC ATATAGACTGATTGAAGATCCAGATTTGCGTCCTTACACTAAAGACAATCCAGTAATGGGCGTCCATATGGGCTTGAAAGGTCCCAATGGAGTGGTCCGGATTGGGGACCCAGTGTACGTCGGTATTGCCGATGCTGACCCTATTACGTCGCCACCGTAG
- the LOC123267293 gene encoding proton channel OtopLc-like isoform X2: protein MLIKETSLSWPGLPAALPSPASPSAVIVSPETLSRNSSTSPSRTHAVGQFALALPCPPRPIPAVCYPAPTFIEVADDANNKHLGAYALATTLSALYGKLLVVMGIAFPMSEVISSYIPPSFYEAFYLYLYFGSMLFLLCMHSLMLIDGKPKQKHDTKEISDLDSSRSSSGAGDSDSPNNDYNPSISKLNQHYGSFYLRMGAVAFGIGSMIYSGLEFGQYFELERNTKCHNIMLALTPATRMAFIFIQMYFIFLNNQQMKVSSHRLLARFGLMHMIGTNLSVWLNVLVQETKHEILTFYNPENNSLKISHRLGAKGIHLGGHTHSHHGENVRVSRGLKGPHHMFECRRTNIMGSLVQDASPFLFPCTIEYSLICAAILYVMWKNIAKQRSSTNLPTGTTGNHVHAHAYRRSPHYYSVDCARAHKGLFVGILILVLTIISLILFFVLISRSELVSFAVTEVNVCELTLYGMSTVATLIGMIQMRRLRYDGARNLELDNILLIAAQTGMFIYSTFTIISGYFTLERNTILVLVTALASVIQTTFQTIFILDASRRSVSSPEQIRRKPGREIVTFLLVTNLAMWAINTLEKSRAESHPVQLHFYGLWAWTIITHVSMPLAIFYRFHSTVCLCEVWKRAYKVKPTYM from the exons atgctgatAAAAGAGACGTCTCTTAG tTGGCCGGGACTTCCGGCGGCATTACCATCGCCAGCATCGCCCTCAGCAGTAATAGTATCACCGGAAACACTATCAAGAAATAGCAGTACTTCACCGTCCCGTACACATGCAGTCGGACAATTTGCGTTGGCCCTGCCCTGCCCTCCGCGGCCAATCCCGGCTGTCTGCTATCCGGCCCCGACCTTCATCGAGGTCGCCGATGATGCCAACAACAAGCACCTAGGAGC ATATGCATTAGCAACAACCCTAAGTGCGCTTTACGGGAAACTGTTAGTGGTAATGGGAATTGCATTTCCTATGTCCGAGGTGATATCATCGTACATACCGCCTTCGTTTTACGAGGCATTCTACCTCTACTTGTATTTCGGCAGCATGCTTTTTCTACTTTGTATGCATTCACTTATGCTGATCGACGGTAAACCAAAGCAaa AACACGATACTAAAGAAATAAGTGATTTAGACTCAAGTAGATCCTCAAGTGGTGCCGGGGACAGCGATTCGCCGAACAATGACTACAATCCTAGCATATCAAAACTAAACCAGCATTACGGCAGTTTTTACCTGCGAATGGGCGCTGTGGCTTTTGGAATTGGCTCGATGATTTACTCTGGGCTAGAATTTGGACAATACTTTGAGCTCGAGAGAAACACCAAGTGCCACAATATTATGCTGGCACTTACTCCTGCCACGCGGATGGCTTTTATATTCATTCAAATGTACTTCATTTTCTTGAACAATCAG CAAATGAAAGTTTCTTCACATCGACTGCTCGCACGCTTCGGACTCATGCACATGATTGGTACCAACCTATCGGTTTGGCTTAATGTCCTTGTTCAGGAGACTAAGCATGAAATCCTCACGTTCTATAACCCGGAAAATAATTCcttgaaaatttctcatcGACTTG GAGCGAAAGGAATTCATTTAGGCGGACATACGCATTCACACCACGGTGAGAATGTCCGCGTATCTCGAGGATTAAAGGGCCCGCACCACATGTTCGAATGTCGGCGAACAAATATCATGGGTTCGTTGGTCCAAGACGCGAGTCCTTTTCTATTTCCTTGCACCATTGAGTACAGTTTAATTTGCGCCGCTATCCTGTACGTCATGTGGAAAAACATCGCGAAACAGCGATCGAGCACTAATCTACCGACCGGAACTACCGGTAATCACGTTCACGCCCACGCTTACag ACGATCGCCGCACTACTACAGCGTGGACTGCGCCCGCGCTCACAAAGGTCTATTCGTAGGAATCCTAATCCTCGTGCTAACAATAATCTCATTAATCCTCTTCTTCGTGTTAATTTCCCGATCAGAGCTCGTGAGTTTTGCCGTGACCGAAGTGAACGTCTGCGAGCTGACTCTCTACGGAATGTCGACGGTGGCGACTCTGATTGGGATGATCCAGATGCGACGACTGAGGTACGACGGAGCTCGGAACTTGGAGCTGGACAACATCCTGCTGATCGCCGCACAAACTGGGATGTTCATCTACTCGACGTTCACGATAATAAGCGGGTACTTCACTCTCGAGAGGAACACGATCCTCGTCTTGGTGACGGCCCTGGCCAGCGTAATTCAAACTACCTTCCAGACAATCTTTATTCTCGACGCGTCAAGAAGGTCTGTCTCCTCCCCCGAGCAAATTAGGCGCAAGCCTGGCCGCGAAATTGTCACTTTTTTGCTAGTGACAAATCTTGCGATGTGGGCGATAAATACTTTGGAAAAATCTCGCGCGGAATCGCATCCAGTTCAGCTGCACTTTTACGGCCTGTGGGCCTGGACGATAATCACACACGTGTCGATGCCCCTCGCGATTTTCTACCGGTTCCACAGCACTGTCTGTCTCTGCGAGGTGTGGAAGAGAGCTTACAAAGTTAAGCCGACATACATGTGA
- the LOC123267301 gene encoding vesicle-associated membrane protein 7: MPILYSVISRGPTILAKYATCTGNFEEVIDKILPKIPPQNDKLTYSQGPYLFHYICEDRIIYMCITDDDFQRSRAFLFLNEIKRRFLASYGPGIHTAIAYSMNTEFSRVLTNEMKHYSESKDIDTLSKVHGELDELKDIMVRNIDNVAMRGERLELLVNKTENLTNNSVTFRKTSRNLARSLFWKNVKLYVIVGAILIVVVYFIVSMFCGGLAWQKCVGN, encoded by the exons ATGCCTATCTTATACAGCGTAATTTCGCGAGGACCAACAATACTAGCCAAGTATGCAACTTGTACTGGTAATTTTGAGGAAGTGATAGACAAAATTCTACCAAAAATACCGCCTCAAAATGATAAACTAACTTACTCACAAGGACCGTATTTGTTTCATTACATTTGTGAGGATAGAATTATTTACATGTGTATAACAGATGAT gaTTTCCAAAGATCAAGAGcgttcttatttttaaacgaAATAAAAAGAAGATTTTTGGCGTCTTATGGCCCCGGGATTCATACTGCTATTGCTTATTCAATGAACACTGAATTTTCACGAGTGTTGACTAATGAaatg aaacaTTACAGCGAATCTAAAGATATTGACACACTATCAAAAGTTCATGGAGAATTAGACGAACTCAAAGATATAATGGTGCGAAATATAGATAATGTTGCTATGAGAGGCGAACGACTGGAGTTACTTGTTAacaaaactgaaaatttaacaaataat tctgTGACATTCAGAAAGACAAGCAGAAACCTAGCCCGCTCTTTATTCTGGAAGAATGTTAAACTTTACGTAATAGTTGGCGCTATTTTGATTGTCGTTGTCTACTTTATCGTCTCAATGTTTTGTGGCGGATTGGCTTGGCAAAAATGCGTcggaaattaa
- the LOC123267293 gene encoding proton channel OtopLc-like isoform X1: MGESSPDLSLRLRRGSSDSRDSFYMDFAQGIDSDIEEVTRPRENHIDENHLGEEEIEENFPPLDDICTTIPEEASEELREEEEEEAAAAAAAAAALEAARETSDSSVISGHGKMQKRAQNQNDWPGLPAALPSPASPSAVIVSPETLSRNSSTSPSRTHAVGQFALALPCPPRPIPAVCYPAPTFIEVADDANNKHLGAYALATTLSALYGKLLVVMGIAFPMSEVISSYIPPSFYEAFYLYLYFGSMLFLLCMHSLMLIDGKPKQKHDTKEISDLDSSRSSSGAGDSDSPNNDYNPSISKLNQHYGSFYLRMGAVAFGIGSMIYSGLEFGQYFELERNTKCHNIMLALTPATRMAFIFIQMYFIFLNNQQMKVSSHRLLARFGLMHMIGTNLSVWLNVLVQETKHEILTFYNPENNSLKISHRLGAKGIHLGGHTHSHHGENVRVSRGLKGPHHMFECRRTNIMGSLVQDASPFLFPCTIEYSLICAAILYVMWKNIAKQRSSTNLPTGTTGNHVHAHAYRRSPHYYSVDCARAHKGLFVGILILVLTIISLILFFVLISRSELVSFAVTEVNVCELTLYGMSTVATLIGMIQMRRLRYDGARNLELDNILLIAAQTGMFIYSTFTIISGYFTLERNTILVLVTALASVIQTTFQTIFILDASRRSVSSPEQIRRKPGREIVTFLLVTNLAMWAINTLEKSRAESHPVQLHFYGLWAWTIITHVSMPLAIFYRFHSTVCLCEVWKRAYKVKPTYM; encoded by the exons ATGGGAGAAAGTTCACCTGATCTGAGTCTTCGGCTTCGCCGCGGAAGCTCCGATTCACGTGACTCTTTTTATATGGATTTTGcacag ggtatAGACTCAGATATTGAAGAAGTAACAAGACCTAGAGAAAATCACATCGATGAAAACCACCTTGGGGAAGAGGAAATAGAGGAGAATTTTCCGCCATTGGACGATATTTGCACGACGATACCTGAGGAAGCCTCTGAAGAATTGCGAGAAGAAGAGGAAGAAGAAGCAGCTGCCGCGGCGGCAGCAGCAGCCGCCCTGGAGGCCGCTAGGGAAACTTCCGACTCGTCAGTAATTTCCGGCCATGGGAAAATGCAAAAACGAGCCCAAAACCAAAACGA tTGGCCGGGACTTCCGGCGGCATTACCATCGCCAGCATCGCCCTCAGCAGTAATAGTATCACCGGAAACACTATCAAGAAATAGCAGTACTTCACCGTCCCGTACACATGCAGTCGGACAATTTGCGTTGGCCCTGCCCTGCCCTCCGCGGCCAATCCCGGCTGTCTGCTATCCGGCCCCGACCTTCATCGAGGTCGCCGATGATGCCAACAACAAGCACCTAGGAGC ATATGCATTAGCAACAACCCTAAGTGCGCTTTACGGGAAACTGTTAGTGGTAATGGGAATTGCATTTCCTATGTCCGAGGTGATATCATCGTACATACCGCCTTCGTTTTACGAGGCATTCTACCTCTACTTGTATTTCGGCAGCATGCTTTTTCTACTTTGTATGCATTCACTTATGCTGATCGACGGTAAACCAAAGCAaa AACACGATACTAAAGAAATAAGTGATTTAGACTCAAGTAGATCCTCAAGTGGTGCCGGGGACAGCGATTCGCCGAACAATGACTACAATCCTAGCATATCAAAACTAAACCAGCATTACGGCAGTTTTTACCTGCGAATGGGCGCTGTGGCTTTTGGAATTGGCTCGATGATTTACTCTGGGCTAGAATTTGGACAATACTTTGAGCTCGAGAGAAACACCAAGTGCCACAATATTATGCTGGCACTTACTCCTGCCACGCGGATGGCTTTTATATTCATTCAAATGTACTTCATTTTCTTGAACAATCAG CAAATGAAAGTTTCTTCACATCGACTGCTCGCACGCTTCGGACTCATGCACATGATTGGTACCAACCTATCGGTTTGGCTTAATGTCCTTGTTCAGGAGACTAAGCATGAAATCCTCACGTTCTATAACCCGGAAAATAATTCcttgaaaatttctcatcGACTTG GAGCGAAAGGAATTCATTTAGGCGGACATACGCATTCACACCACGGTGAGAATGTCCGCGTATCTCGAGGATTAAAGGGCCCGCACCACATGTTCGAATGTCGGCGAACAAATATCATGGGTTCGTTGGTCCAAGACGCGAGTCCTTTTCTATTTCCTTGCACCATTGAGTACAGTTTAATTTGCGCCGCTATCCTGTACGTCATGTGGAAAAACATCGCGAAACAGCGATCGAGCACTAATCTACCGACCGGAACTACCGGTAATCACGTTCACGCCCACGCTTACag ACGATCGCCGCACTACTACAGCGTGGACTGCGCCCGCGCTCACAAAGGTCTATTCGTAGGAATCCTAATCCTCGTGCTAACAATAATCTCATTAATCCTCTTCTTCGTGTTAATTTCCCGATCAGAGCTCGTGAGTTTTGCCGTGACCGAAGTGAACGTCTGCGAGCTGACTCTCTACGGAATGTCGACGGTGGCGACTCTGATTGGGATGATCCAGATGCGACGACTGAGGTACGACGGAGCTCGGAACTTGGAGCTGGACAACATCCTGCTGATCGCCGCACAAACTGGGATGTTCATCTACTCGACGTTCACGATAATAAGCGGGTACTTCACTCTCGAGAGGAACACGATCCTCGTCTTGGTGACGGCCCTGGCCAGCGTAATTCAAACTACCTTCCAGACAATCTTTATTCTCGACGCGTCAAGAAGGTCTGTCTCCTCCCCCGAGCAAATTAGGCGCAAGCCTGGCCGCGAAATTGTCACTTTTTTGCTAGTGACAAATCTTGCGATGTGGGCGATAAATACTTTGGAAAAATCTCGCGCGGAATCGCATCCAGTTCAGCTGCACTTTTACGGCCTGTGGGCCTGGACGATAATCACACACGTGTCGATGCCCCTCGCGATTTTCTACCGGTTCCACAGCACTGTCTGTCTCTGCGAGGTGTGGAAGAGAGCTTACAAAGTTAAGCCGACATACATGTGA